From one Lolium rigidum isolate FL_2022 chromosome 4, APGP_CSIRO_Lrig_0.1, whole genome shotgun sequence genomic stretch:
- the LOC124707363 gene encoding putative clathrin assembly protein At4g02650 encodes MAPSKLRKALGAVKDQTSIGLAKVGSGSGAASTELEVAIVKATKHGESFPADERHIREILALTRYSRAYVGACVASLSRRLGRTRSWDVALKTLVIVHRLLADGEPAFEQELFYATRRGTRMLNMSDFCGRARADAWDFSAFVRTYAAYLDDRLEYRMQGRQGGANRCKLLRDELYRSPGSRFSNDGANESRREDAAADADDADAKAVALVPRDTPTNEMTLEQLLGKVHQLQHLLDRFIACRPVGAARTNRVVTVALYPLVKESVQLYCELTEVMAVLIEQFPDMETADCERVHGVFCGLVKQIDELDAFYACPEPEAEELDMSATRALPAPVEPPVAVQDEHNSGEVSHAEQEVPLLIATDVVEEEADFLNLKADAMSGEEHGKLLALALFDGNPAGSAPTCDLFDTSSADWETALVESASALANQRAVLGGGLNMMVLDGMYNHATAANAQVFSGSASSVALRPPSAHMLALPAPPGMWSVAAGADPFAASVVPPPTYVQMSDLQMKQQLLTEEQMVWQRYGKNGMQGQGALSMLEQRPPGVYHRAS; translated from the exons ATGGCGCCGAGCAAGCTCCGCAAGGCGCTGGGCGCGGTGAAGGACCAGACGAGCATCGGGCTGGCCAAGgtgggcagcggcagcggcgccgCCTCGACGGAGCTGGAGGTGGCCATCGTCAAGGCCACCAAGCACGGCGAGAGCTTCCCCGCCGACGAGCGCCACATCCGGGAGATCCTGGCGCTCACGCGCTACTCCCGCGCGTACGTCGGCGCCTGCGTGGCGTCCCTGTCGCGCCGCCTCGGGCGCACCCGGAGCTGGGACGTGGCGCTCAAGACGCTGGTGATCGTGCACCGCCTCCtggccgacggcgagccggcgttcGAGCAGGAGCTCTTCTACGCCACGCGTCGCGGCACGCGCATGCTCAACATGTCCGACTTCTGCGGCCGCGCCCGCGCCGACGCTTGGGACTTCTCCGCGTTCGTCCGCACCTACGCCGCGTACCTCGACGACCGTCTCGAGTACCGGATGCAGGGCCGGCAGGGCGGCGCCAACCGCTGCAAGCTGCTGCGCGACGAGCTCTACCGGTCCCCCGGCAGCCGGTTCAGCAACGACGGCGCTAacgagagccgacgggaggacgcggcggccgacgccgacgacgccgacgccAAGGCGGTGGCGCTGGTGCCGAGGGACACGCCGACGAACGAGATGACGCTGGAGCAGCTGCTCGGCAAGGTCCATCAGCTGCAGCATCTCCTCGACCGCTTCATCGCCTGCCGCCCCGTGG GCGCGGCGAGGACGAACCGGGTGGTGACGGTGGCACTGTACCCGCTGGTGAAGGAGAGCGTGCAGCTGTACTGCGAGCTGACGGAGGTGATGGCGGTGCTCATCGAGCAGTTCCCGGACATGGAGACCGCGGACTGCGAGCGCGTGCACGGCGTCTTCTGCGGCCTCGTCAAGCAGATCGACGAGCTCGACGCCTTCTACGCGTG CCCGGAGCCGGAGGCTGAGGAGCTCGACATGAGCGCTACCAGGGCCCTTCCCGCGCCGGTGGAGCCACCGGTTGCTGTTCAAGACGAGCACAATTCCGGCGAGGTGTCGCATGCAGAGCAGGAGGTACCACTACTGATCGCCACCGACGTGGTAGAGGAAGAGGCGGACTTCTTGAACTTGAAGGCGGACGCCATGTCCGGGGAAGAACACGGGAAGCTGCTGGCTCTAGCGTTGTTCGATGGCAACCCTGCCGGATCGGCGCCGACATGCGACCTGTTCGACACCTCGTCGGCGGACTGGGAGACGGCATTAGTCGAGTCGGCGAGCGCGCTCGCGAACCAGCGCGCGGTGCTCGGGGGCGGGCTCAACATGATGGTCCTCGACGGCATGTACAACCACGCAACGGCGGCGAACGCACAGGTGTTCTCAGGCAGCGCGAGCAGTGTGGCTTTGCGGCCGCCCAGTGCACACATGCTGGCGCTTCCTGCACCGCCGGGGATGTGGAGTGTCGCGGCAGGTGCGGACCCCTTTGCGGCGTCGGTAGTTCCACCGCCGACGTACGTGCAGATGTCCGACTTGCAGATGAAGCAGCAACTTCTGACGGAAGAGCAGATGGTGTGGCAACGTTATGGCAAGAATGGTATGCAGGGGCAAGGGGCCCTGTCAATGCTAGAACAACGGCCTCCCGGTGTTTACCATCGTGCTTCTTAG
- the LOC124707881 gene encoding NAC domain-containing protein 82-like has product MAQTCLPPGFRFHPTDVELVSYYLKRRIMGKKLFVEAISVVELYKFAPWDLPDKSCLQSKDLEWFFFCPRDKKYPKGSRTNRATPNGYWKTSGKDREIVLNSRIVGLKKTLIFHEGKAPKGNRTDWVMYEYKMEDESLASAGFSKDAYVLCKIFKKSGLGPRIGEQYGAPFDENEWDNLDAGTSLFAIAPSSGIEDPQAESSALATAIVIQEPQAQQSVPSSDVNINSEEVNEAPPEIDGILLDELSMFLDDSPNHDLPFAENPGLPPISDLEAQALETNTSDLYNELAGLAWAGSAPNVDFCAINTGVTENNSQNMYPGDEFIELDDLFAPGETFSSDLANDQFLLYPLDQSTYNGHYDYAAPLAFDASGSLPEMTSSFYDMPPAPNNLASSSYLNPAMKDPFS; this is encoded by the exons ATGGCTCAAACTTGCCTGCCACCTGGCTTTCGTTTCCACCCAACTGATGTTGAGCTTGTTTCATACTACCTGAAAAGGAGGATTATGGGGAAGAAGCTTTTTGTTGAAGCTATATCAGTGGTTGAGCTTTACAAATTTGCTCCTTGGGACCTTCCTG ATAAATCCTGTCTTCAGAGCAAAGATCTTGAGTGGTTTTTCTTTTGCCCTCGTGACAAGAAATACCCCAAAGGGTCTAGGACTAACCGTGCCACTCCGAATGGTTACTGGAAAACAAGTGGAAAGGATAGAGAAATTGTGCTGAACTCTCGCATTGTTGGGTTGAAGAAAACCTTGATTTTTCATGAAGGCAAGGCACCCAAAGGCAACAGAACTGATTGGGTTATGTATGAATACAAAATGGAAGATGAAAGTCTGGCTTCTGCTGGTTTCTCAAAG GATGCTTACGTACTTTGCAAGATATTTAAAAAAAGTGGACTCGGCCCAAGGATTGGCGAGCAATATGGAGCTCCTTTTGATGAGAATGAATGGGATAATTTGGATGCTGGAACTTCTCTCTTCGCTATTGCACCATCCTCAGGTATTGAGGACCCGCAAGCTGAAAGTTCTGCCTTGGCTACTGCCATAGTTATTCAGGAACCACAAGCTCAGCAGTCTGTTCCATCTTCTGATGTTAACATCAATTCTGAAgaggtcaatgaagcacctcctgAAATTGATGGAATTTTATTGGATGAACTGTCAATGTTTTTGGATGATTCTCCCAACCATGACCTACCTTTTGCAGAG AATCCTGGTCTGCCTCCAATTTCTGATCTTGAGGCTCAAGCTCTTGAGACAAACACTTCTGATCTCTACAACGAATTGGCAGGGCTTGCCTGGGCAGGAAGTGCTCCTAATGTTGATTTTTGTGCTATCAACACCGGTGTTACTGAAAACAATTCGCAGAACATGTACCCTGGTGATGAATTTATAGAACTCGATGATCTCTTTGCTCCTGGTGAAACCTTCTCCTCTGATTTGGCAAATGATCAGTTCTTGCTGTATCCTCTGGATCAATCAACATACAATGGTCACTACGATTATGCTGCTCCTCTAGCCTTTGATGCAAGCGGGTCGCTTCCAGAGATGACCAGCTCTTTTTATGACATGCCTCCTGCTCCCAATAACCTTGCAAGCTCCAGCTATTTGAACCCAGCCATGAAGGATCCATTCTCTTAA